The genomic DNA ccattttttattgtattcgTTAGGAAAAGTCTGTTGTTCCCGTGTTGGATCTACGTGAGCTTTGCGATTAATTTTGTAAtcattatatatttatacagcCTTCCGTTACCGACGCTATTTGCACGCGCGAATCCGTCGAATGTATTCCACCGAATTTCGGAACGAAATCGAGTACTGTAGTTTTGGTCATTCAATGTAGCCGACTATGTAGCCAATCTTGACAGCTATATAGCATTGTGCACCTGGAGATACTTTACCATTACTTCTAGCTGATAAATAATGTCATGTTTGTCGAAATAATACTGTGTTGGTCGTGTCGTTGAAAAGGCACCATTGTCCAGAAGAATGAATAAATTATCCCTTAGATGGTTAATGCgtttccgtttcgtttctttaAACAGCTCAATCGGTTTTGGAAAACTTTTGTAAgtacttattaaaataatttcaatgccACGTTTTCACCTTCAAAACCTTATAAAATATATCTGACCTTTTAAGTTACcgacctttaaatatctcgatagttAAGGACCATCCACTGAATTTAGCCACCCGCATAGACTCATCTATTATTCGCTAGAATGTCCGATCGAAGAAGGTGAATTGAAAGTGGAAACGTCTTTCGTAGCAGACGATGTTCAATCGGCGTGTTTTGACCGAGTTCTAAAGGTGGTCAGCACCGTTGTATGACTCTGGTAAAACGTCAGAGGATGAGGAGGAACCGGTTACCACTTGGCGCGTTGTTGGAAGTGGCTTTACTGTTTGGAATTTCATCGGAACCCGTAGTCTTCTCTGGACTGTGACCACGTGAACGTCGGTCGTCATCGTCTGCTCTCGTTCTTACCGGAAGTCCAGCTAAAACATGGTGTGCGCCTGTCTCCTCACGTTTCTTCTTGTTCTCTACATACTCTTCGATGTCAACTATTTCGTCAGGATGGCGTTCACTCTGATCACAGGCAGACTATttgagaagaggaagaaaatctTTGACGCTACCACCATCTACGGTAATGACTGGCAGAATTCGTttacgttttcattttattttttgtacgtATAATCTAGTGTACTTTGAACACGATGATATTAATTATTGGAACGTTCAGAAAGTAGATAGCGGAATTTAATGATAACTTCAAGGTGACATTTGTATATAATCAAATAcgatgttctataatgtttgaTAGTATTTCTGAGATTTCTCAAGATATACATCGTACAGACTGTTTTCCACCTAGATTTCTATTTAACTAGCGTAAACAACGACCGTTTTGCATCTTTTGCATAAAAATTAACAGCCTTGAAATAAGAAAACCAGTTCTAAATGATATCTTCTTTTCCTATTACTTGTCGATAATAGAAGCGAAggatatgtaaggaatgtatacatatatacagatTTGAATGAAATTGTAGTGGAAAACCGTCATTAATTATATCTAAGGTTTTCTCTTTTAACTCGTCCATAAGATACAGTTTAATGTAACCATTAGAATTCGCGATATTAATGAAGTTATATTAGCAAACACGGTTTCTATAAATCACCGATTCTATGAATCAGCGTTGTGTTTCTATTTAAATCGAAATGCCGAATAGTGTGAGAACAAAAGGCGCGAAAAGATGTCGTACGGTGTCCCGGGTCACGTAGTCTTAAACGCGGCACGCATTCAAAACCATGTTATTGACGTCAAATGAATTAGTTCCAAAAACATCAAGGACGTACACTGTTCAATACGACTCTTTGACCGAAACAATTACCCAAAAATCTTAATATTTCATCGTGAAATACAAGTGATTTTTAAAAACGAGGGACATGCGGCAGGATGAAAACTTCAAAGCTAAATTATGCAAATGCAGAGGGAAAGATATCCTGTATGTATATCAATGACTCGAAAGTAACCAGTTGTGAACCCACTTCCGTTCTGCTAATGAATTTGCTTGTACAATGATTGTCGAAGTTAATAAGAAAGAGTAATCAAAATTGCAGATACAATGAAGACTTGCACCTTTCGATAACATAAATAGGCGATCAGTGACTACTGCATTTATAATACCCTCTTCTTCCACAGTCACTGTTCATTTATATGTTCTATTTTTGTACCGCTGGAGTACCACTTTCCTTTTTCCAGGAATATGTACAACGCAAGACGTGGACTTATTGTTCAAACATATGAACAACGCGAGATACCTTCGCGAACTGGACTTTGCACGATTCCACTATTACGATAGATCTGGAATTTACTCGGCAATTGTAAAAAAAGGCGGTGGTGCAGTCCAAGGAGCTTCTTCGACCCGTTACCGTCGTGCAATTCCAATTTTTACACCATTCAAAGTTGTTACCAAggtaaacaataaatttttatacattagCTGCATTTACAATTCTCCGTATAATGTGTTTTATTTTCATAGCTGATTTATTGGGAAGACAGACACTTCTACCTGGAGCATCAATTCATCAGTTTAACCGATAATTTCGTTCGTGCTGTGATTCTTAGCAAACAAACCATAACAGGATCAAATATTTCTGTATCTGAAATCATTGCAGAAGTCGAGCCGAATGCTCGAGTTCCTGAATTGCCAAAGGATCTGCAATTATGGATGAGTTCCATGGACGAGTCTTCTCAGAAGTATAGGAAGCGAGATTAATAAAGAAAGAGATGATTTCACGTTTAAACATGTTCCTCAATTTATTGTTATGTACTTTTTCTGTTGTTCACTATTAAACGTTTCTCTAATAGAACAGGACAAACGACTTTGAATTAGTTCCTCTCGTTTCTTGCATACGAGGTATGCCTCGTGTACATAAATAACGAGGACTCTCAACGAGAGCGGAGTATTGCGAACGAGGCCTTATAACGATAACATTAAAGGATAGTAAGAAAACATTATTTGTAACGTATATAATATTTCTGACCACGCCTCGCCGACCGTCCTTTTCTCTTCCGTTCAATAATCTATTCTCTTTACATACtttaaaaatttgagaatttaaagTTTCTAGTGTTTCTAGAAACTATAAGCTTCGTCTTGGGTGTTTACTGCGCACAGCCTCTTGTCGAGACGTCTGAAGACAACGACAGATTGTATACGTTATTCGTATTACACGTTAATCGAGGCATGTTTACCTAAGATTGTACCCTCTGTTATTGTGGGGATATTTCCCTGCACAAAGAGACGGTCGAAAGTCAGTCGAACTCGAGCGTTTGCACGATAAAACGTCTTTATAATACCATCATCGTCTTTTCACCTACGCTAGATAGGTGTGCTCTCTGAAATCAATCTGGAAATTCTTTTCACACGATTTGACAATGGAATACATCGTTTCACAGAGGACAACGGTGAAACCCGCGAAATACGGTGTTCCTTTCTCCACAGGTGTAACCACGTGTAACAATGACGATACCCAATTTCTCTCGAGCGATCTATCTCGTTGGATTACCATGGTTACCGTCAGATGGCGACTTTCGTCTCACGATGACTGATGGAGAACGGATGTGCGAGAGTTGTGCGCGTTCCTCCCGTGCAGTCGAGCCGGGAACTCGAAACCTGTCGCGATCACGAGCCGACCTTTGACTCCGCTCTTCATGAACCTTCGTTCAACATACAACAACTCCTGACAGCTTCTGTCAACGGTGAATCAGACGAGTCATTCTTCTTCTCATCTTATCGGTAAGTGGTGTCAGTGTGTTTGAACTTCTATCTTCCGGTACCGCCAGCTTCcgtctttttcaaatttttcgcgCAAACGGATCGATTACTTTTGGCTGTAACATATTCAAGATACAATTTCATTAGAGTTCAAATAGAAGTTCGCTGATTTCTCGTTGTACAGTGATCTACTTTTTTCACTATTGCATAACAAAAGGCAAAGCAATTAAGTAGGTAGATTGATTATGGTAACTGTGACAGCGTATCGTTTACAAGTGTCAGCGGTGTTTCGCGAGCGTGTCGTTTTCCGGAATTTCGCGATGCaagcataaattaaaaataacgcTGCTCGATGAATAATCGGTCGTAACTGTGACGCGCTACCATTACGGTtgacccttttttttttcttcaattcgtGCGCTTAACGAGTCCCATCGAATCGTGTCGAGGCACAGATTCGTTTCCGCTCGCGATGTAGTTTAAAAACAATCAGCGCTTTCGCTTATAGGTGTTATTTGCATTTGTGCGGTCTTTTGCGAAAGACTGAGCACACATGCGGATGAAATTACGCAATTGCAGCAGGAAAATTCCTGCGTGGTTAGATTCTCTATTGTTTCCCGTCGTACTGTCACCACTTTTTATATCAAATTGCAAAACATGTAggtttaaacaatttttgtcAAATGTAAGTTTCGGATCGgcgataatttgaaaataatatagaaattacACGTTTCAACCGGTTGGTTGCAAATTTTTTCTCGCGCAGAAACGTGCAGAAAATTATTCTCGCCAAGGCTGCGGGCAATTTTGAAGCCTGTTCCGCGAGATCGCTATTAATCTCGCCTGTTAAATCCGCAACggaaagaattaatttgtaacCAGAAAGACAAACGCGCATTGTCTTTGTGCAACGATCGGTAGTGCTTCTAATAACTTGTCTAACATGTTtcggttttcttttttcaaattactcgataaataaaaatatttggtgAGAAAACAGATCACACAGTTTCGTACGTGGAACCTGTTACGTAAGGGAATTGAGACATCGTATTACATAATAATGATTATGAACGAATCTCATAATCAAGCTAATGCGAATTGTCCAATGACACTAACGCAACCCCATTCCCCATGTGTAATGAGTACATGAGAAACAATCTCTTCTATGCGTGTCGCAAACTGATGCTGCTTCTCTATTATAATGAACTGTGatatttatttagattattctgtttgaaaatattaatggtTGGTGACATCTTCGTCGTtgcgaattttgaaatttttcggaaTTCTTCATTAATGGACCACGTTTCTATTAAgaggttaattaataattccgaTTCGAAGAACAATTGTCGAGGTGATAAAAGTAGCACGTTTATTATTACGCGGCTACGCGTTCAAAAGCCAGCTTTTTAATGATCCCTGATTAGAACGGGTTTCTAGATCAAGGACCGTAATCTTCCCCGCACACGGGGGATTAGAAACGTTAATTAAATGTCGCGAAGCGGACCGTTTCGATAATCCCCGACGAGATCGCGACATCGAGGAAATCGATCGTGCGAACCGAACGAACGTCGATTTCTCTTCCCATGTTCCTTTTCGCAGGAACAATCGTCCGTAGAATTTTGCTTTTTTTCACCTGTACGGTATCCTCTGCTTTCTGCCGACCTCGTGGGAAATCGTCGAAACTTTCTTTCTGAAATACAATAAGCCAGCGATATTTCGCGTGCACGATAAATCGGTTAGTAAGTATGAAAACGAAGCGATTAGACCCACGATATTTTCTATTCGAACAAAACACTTTCAAAGGGTTTTCGAGAGTAGCGATACTATTTTGAATCTCAGCTGTTATGCTAACGATAAATCCATTGAAAGTCGCAAGAATAGATTCACAAAGAATGAATCTTCAATCCGAGGTTCCCATAATCCCTAGCTCGAAAAGCTGGTCACGTGTGGCCGTCGTAAGGGATCAAAGGGACACGACGAGGAGTTTGATGTCGTGTATATACGCGGCTCTTTGTTCGATCCTCCATTATGTCGTGTGGGAGGATGAGCATACACACGGTCGCATATCGTCTCACGATTAACGAGCGCATTGTAATAAATTAGGAATTATGACGCTGCTCCCTCGTTGCCCTTGAGCGATCCTTTCGCTCGGCTCAATTGATGCGTCGCGTTTTTCTCTAACGATCTCCCTCGGCCACGATCGTGGACAATTCGATGATTGTACCACATCTATTTTCGTAATagcgaatgaaaattattaagaattttcGGGTAAACAAAAGTTGTACCGTTTTCCACGGTTGCGTCACGTGGGAAGCCGATACGCATAGGACGCGTAAACGCGATTGCGTGTATGATAAAGCGAAGAAAGAATGAGGATAGCCAGAAGGGgtgaaagggagaaagagaaaaagaatcgtGTCGCGTTAACTCTTACGTTTAAGCAGCGTCCACACATCGCGTCGACGCGGCGACGAGCGGGGAGATCATAGATGATGGCAAATTGTCCGCAATTGGCAGGAAGTCGTGGCAAGGGGGACCGTTTCTACGCCCCCTCGCACTCTCTTCGCTGTTCATTAGAGCCGCCGCGTTTGCGGTTCCATTTCGCTCGCTACGAATTGATTTCAAGTACGATTAACCCCGTTAACGCGGTTCCCTTCTCGATATCGCCTTCGCGAAATTTTATAACTGAAAACTCATCCCACCTCGAggaataacttttttaattaatttcagaattCAGACCTAAACCACCCACGCCGGTTAACCGGTTCGGTTTTGCAACAAGTGGCGCGTTGTGTTACACGAGAAATTTGTTTGATCACGCGATAAGGTAAATCAATATTACATGATCTTGATAACGACGTTCGGATACAAGGAATGTTCaaacacatttttttttattagctcGTTAAATGACGTAAAACCGTATTTATGTGCCTGAAATTCTAtaatattcgaataaaaataaatccaaAGACTCTGCTTCTCTTCGCGTGTGTTAAAAAACGTAGAAACCTCTGACTGGTTTAAACGTCCAAAGTAAATGTCACCCTCGACTGCTCGAGATAAGCCGTGTCACGTCGATCTTTCTTCAACGCCTTCCACGACGTTTCACCTGTACAAAGAAACCCGTGCTACAATCGTGAGCGTTCAAACGAGAAATCCGCGTTAACCGATTCGTTCGGTACTCAAAAACGTATCTCATGCAGCAAAAAGTTCTTCTTTTCCATCCGTCTGACGCTTCAGTTAAAAGATTTCTCTTCGTAATCCGTTAGAAACTTTATTCAACTCGGTGATCTAAATTTTCACGAACTAACAATTTCAAATCTAtcgcgatgaaaataaaaatgtttctagTTCGCGTACGAAAATTCCGAGTGAAATTTGGCAAAATCATTCTAATTATTCTAGCGCGATTTTaggaggaaagaaaatattCGTAACGCGGCGAGAGTAAAATCGCATCGATCTTTTATTCATCGGTTAGACGTGCGCCACACGATCCATTATTTACACGCGATCAGACATGTATAATGCATGGAAAAAATGTGTCGAACGTCTGGCACGGTTCACCGCGATCTTGACTTCCGATACCGTGACCTTATCCTCTGGAACCATTCGTTCCTCGACAGGTTGACAAATGTAATATAATCGTAATTCGTTTTTGAAAACAAATGAATCAGAAAATTATCGAAGAGAGCAAAAGTAGTTGAGGAAGAATCGCGGGGGTAGATTTCCGGCGACCTTGGGGTGTTACAGGTTTCTCAGGAGGCATTCGTAGGAAAGTGACGTCCACCTATGCCTTCGTAGCGGACTCACGCGATCGCGATCAGGATCGTATATGAGTGAGAGGCCGGTGTCGGCATGGTGTCCCGTTAGGGGACCTAGAAGGCCCAGAAGGGGCCGCAGCCAATCCTATCAACCTGGTTTCGAACACACCGGAACGGATCCTCGTTCGATGAGGATCGACTGTCAACCGGTA from Osmia lignaria lignaria isolate PbOS001 chromosome 15, iyOsmLign1, whole genome shotgun sequence includes the following:
- the LOC117600282 gene encoding protein THEM6, with the translated sequence MVCACLLTFLLVLYILFDVNYFVRMAFTLITGRLFEKRKKIFDATTIYGICTTQDVDLLFKHMNNARYLRELDFARFHYYDRSGIYSAIVKKGGGAVQGASSTRYRRAIPIFTPFKVVTKLIYWEDRHFYLEHQFISLTDNFVRAVILSKQTITGSNISVSEIIAEVEPNARVPELPKDLQLWMSSMDESSQKYRKRD